One genomic window of Deltaproteobacteria bacterium includes the following:
- a CDS encoding cyclic nucleotide-binding domain-containing protein — protein TLFHLFDEGELEKIAHFFRSEIYPAGEVIFKEGDPGDFVGLITSGSVEVKKVSDFPGKYIVLAQLKSGSIIGEFAMLDEHPRSATVVAIEDTEIITLSRDSLEAFFAQYPAIGIKLLKGISRILTIRLRQSAKRLTLIF, from the coding sequence ACCCTTTTCCACCTATTTGACGAGGGGGAGCTTGAAAAGATCGCCCACTTTTTCCGGTCTGAGATATATCCCGCCGGTGAGGTCATATTCAAGGAGGGTGACCCGGGGGATTTTGTCGGCCTCATAACGAGTGGGAGCGTCGAGGTGAAAAAGGTGTCCGATTTCCCGGGGAAATATATCGTTCTTGCACAGCTGAAAAGTGGCTCCATCATCGGAGAGTTCGCCATGCTCGATGAGCATCCCCGCTCGGCAACGGTCGTTGCCATCGAGGACACGGAGATAATCACCCTCAGCCGGGATTCACTAGAGGCATTTTTTGCACAGTATCCGGCGATAGGGATCAAGTTGCTGAAGGGAATCAGCAGGATATTAACCATACGGCTGCGGCAGTCAGCCAAAAGATTGACGCTCATATTTTAG
- a CDS encoding tetratricopeptide repeat protein, translated as MSAGEHNDLAVAYEERGEYDLAIDHLNRAIRKDPGNPLFFTNRGNVLLKRGDEEKALEDFEKAIEIDHDYLDAINNLCFVRASRGRSLHSCPELIREQLENRRELPWQFLDTAGLVLKSMDAPGRAIETYREAISRCAGCSKEQLAWLERRVKSLEDRYPK; from the coding sequence TTGAGTGCCGGTGAACACAACGACCTTGCGGTTGCATACGAGGAGCGCGGGGAATATGACCTCGCAATCGACCATCTGAACAGGGCTATCAGGAAAGACCCCGGGAATCCCCTCTTTTTCACCAACAGGGGAAATGTGCTGCTCAAACGGGGAGATGAAGAAAAGGCCCTGGAAGACTTCGAGAAAGCGATCGAAATCGACCACGATTACCTGGATGCCATCAACAACCTCTGTTTCGTCCGGGCATCCAGGGGCCGTTCCCTTCACTCCTGCCCGGAACTCATCCGTGAGCAGCTCGAGAATAGGAGGGAACTGCCCTGGCAGTTTCTCGATACGGCAGGCCTGGTCCTTAAAAGCATGGACGCACCGGGTAGGGCAATAGAGACCTATCGGGAAGCCATCTCCCGCTGTGCCGGGTGCAGTAAAGAGCAGCTCGCCTGGCTCGAACGGAGGGTAAAAAGCCTCGAGGACAGATACCCG